The uncultured Treponema sp. genomic interval GGATTTTTCCGCCTTCATTCAGGAGAACGCAATCACGGAATTTTTTATAGCCGGTGCGGACGCAACAGCCTGCGTAAAATCCACCTGCTTCAACATGGCAAAAAACGGCTACACCGTCCACGTGATTTCCGACTGCATCACAAGCTACAACAAAAACAAGATTCCCGAAATGCTCGCCTACTACGAAAGCAAAGGCTGCGACGTAAGAACTTTTGACGGGATGCGCAAATAGCAGGAAGAAATCAAAATGAACGGAAAAACGATAATCGAAACTCCGCGCCTTGTTCTCCGGGAATACACGCCGGAAGATTTTGACGCGCTTTTTGAGATAATGTCCGACGCGGAGACGATGAGGCACTATCCCGCGCCATTTGACGAGGAACGCACGCGCGGCTGGATTGACTGGAACATTCAGAACTACAGGGAATACGGATTCGGACTGTGGGCAATTATATTGAAGGAAACTGGCAAATTTATCGGCAACTGCGGAATTACGATTCAGAATATCGACGGAGAAATGCTCCCTGAAATCGGCTATCATATCAACAAAAAATACTGGCACAAAGGATTCGCAAGTGAGGCCGCAAAATCAGTGCGCGACTGGGCATTTGCAAACACAAAATATGAGCGCATTTATTCGTACACGAAATACACGAACGTCGCCAGTTACTCAACCGCCTGCGCAATCGGCATGAAAAAACTCAAGGAATATCCCAACGAGAAAGACGGAATTTCCTACGTCTACGCAATCACACGTGGCGAATGGAAGAAAATTAAGAACAAATAAAAGGAGACAGCATGAAAATCATTGAATATTTTACATCGAACAACAAGGCGCATTGGCTTGAAGAAATCGCAAAGGCTGACTGGGGCGCGGCGAAATTTCTTCACCAGCTTTTGAGCGAAGGCAAGCTGAAGGAAACAATCGGGGATTCCGCGCTTGTTCCGCTTTTGACCGACGGCGAGAAACTTGTCTCTTTCTGCACTTTCGCGCCGCTCGACGATGTTCAGCCCACGGAACTTTCACCTTGGATTGGCTTTGTTTATACTGTGCCAGAATACCGCGGACATCATTACGCAGGCGAGCTTTTGAACTGGGCGGAAAGCGTTGCAACCGTCATGGGACGCAATGCGGTTTACATTTCAACAGACCACACGGGGCTTTACGAAAAATACGGCTACGAATTTTTCAATACGGCGAAATCGGTCGGCGGAGAGGAAACAAGAATCTACCGCAAGGAACTTTCAGCAGAAGGAGATGAAAAACAAAAACGCCTGGAAAACGGCGGAAGGTGGAAAGCCCAAATCGTAGCGGCGGCAAAACAAGGCGTTGACATGACGGCAATCTGCGGACTTTCGTGCGGCCACTGCTTTTTGGGCGAATGGTGCGGAGGCTGCCGCTCGCCTTTCAACTGCTGCTCGTTCGGAACGATGTTTCCTGGCGGAAAATGCCCGAACGTAAAATGCTGCGGGGAAAAAAATCTTGACGGCTGCTTTGACTGCCCGGAACTCGAAAAATGCGAGAAAGGATTCTACACGCCAAGCAACGATGGAGCCGCCGCGAGCAAGGCGCAGGCAATCTTCATCCGGCGGCACGGAAAACAAGCCCACCGCAAAGTTTTGGACAACCTGCACAAAAAATACGAGTTCAAAAAAATGCAGGAAATTCTCGGACAGAGCGTGGAAGAAGGAATCAGGATTCTGGAAGAGAATTTGTAGGAAAGTGGCTGAAAAAAGCTTAGGGCATGGAAGCCCAGAGTTCCAAAATGTTGATTGAGCTTGTCGAAACCAACATTTTGGAATGAGCGTGAGCGAAGGCTGGAACGCCCGACCTGCCGCAAGGCAGGGAAGCCCCTGAAAAAAAAGAAAGGAAGGTAAACAAATGAAAAACTTGATTGCATTTTGCGGACTGGACTGCGAATCATGCGAGGCCAGAAAAGCGACTGTCGAAAACGATTCGGAGCTGCGCAAAAAAGTTGCAGTTGAATGGTCAAAGCTGAACGGCGTTGAAATCACTGCGGAAATGATAAACTGCGACGGCTGCCGAATAAACGGACGGAAAACTCCGTTCTGCGATTCACTTTGCCCGATCCGGCAATGCGCACTTGGCAAAAAAGTAAGCACCTGCGGCGACTGCGCAGAAATGGAGGGCTGCGAAAAAGTCGCGATGATTCACAAGAACAATCAGTGCGCAAAGAACAATCTGCTTGCACGTTGAAAAATTCCAGAGGATTTATTGGAGGAAAAATGAGCAGCTATTTAGTTCTTACGCCGCAGCTTGTTCAAAAGGATTTGGACGCGCTCGGAAAATACAAAACCGCCGACGTTGACCGCCTGATTCGCGGCTATGTCAAGAAAAATGCGGACGCTTCACTTTTGCGAGAGCACGTTTTGACGCAGCAGCAGTTCCACAGGATTTATTTTTACGTCAATCTTGAGCAGATAAAGGACGTGAATGCGCGGATGGCGTTTATCCACGAGAACTTGCTTTTTTCGGACTGGTGGCACACGGACGAGCTGATTGGCTACGTTGCGGACTTGGATTTTGAAGTGGCTCTGAAATATGCGTCGGAATACATAAAATCCGAAGAGCCTTTTGTGCGCCGCTGGGGATACGTGCTTTTTATCGCACATTTGGGGCGAGGACACGCAGAACAGCTTCTTCCTCTGATGAAAAATGACGGGCATTATTACGTTCAGATGGGCGAAGCCTGGCTGATTGCAGGGCTCGCCGTAACCGAGCCGGAAACTGTTCACAAATGGCTGGGAACTTGCGGACTTGACTACAAAATATGCGGCAAGGCGATTCAAAAAATCTGCGATTCTTACAGGATTTCACAGGACTGGAAGGAAAAGTTCAAGGCACTGCGGGCGGGCTTGAAAGACAAAGTGGCAGAAAAATAAGGAAAACAAATCGAAGGAGAAACAAAAATGACAGTGCAGGAACAGTTCAACTTGATTGCAAATGAATACGACGAAAACCGCCGAAAATTCATTCCGTGTTTTGATGACTATTACATTTCTTCAACGGATTTTGCCGCAAAATCGCTTGAAAAAACGCCAAATCTGATTTTTGACCTTGGCTCTGGAACTGGACTTTTGCCTTCGTTCTGGTTCAGGCATTTTCCGGATGCGAAATATGTCCTTGTTGACCTTGCCGAAGAAATGCTTGCGGTGGCGAAAAAGCGTTTTGAAAATCTTTCGAATGTGGAATACAAAATTCTTGACTATTCAAAGGAGCTTCCGGCGGGAAAGCCCGACCTTGTGATTTCCGCGCTTTCGATTCATCATCTTGAACACGATGCGAAACAAAATCTCTTCAAAAATATTTACGGCGAGCTCGGCGAAAACGGAACTTTCATAAACTACGACCAGTTCTGCGCGGAAGATTTTGAAATGAATAAAAACATCGAAGAATACTGGACTGAGCAGATAAAGTCTGCGAATCTCTCGGAAAAAGAATTTGACCGCTGGCAGGAACGCAAAAAGCTCGACCGTGAATGTTCCGTGCGGCAGGAAACCGAATGGCTTAAACAAGCGGGATTCAAGGGTGCGGAATGTATTTATCTGAACGGAAAGTTTGCGGTAATAATGGCGAGGAAATAGCTTAGGGCATGGAGCACCTGCGAAGCAGTCCACCGCAAGCGAGCGAAAACCGCAGGGTGGAGCGAGTGCGGAGGATGAGCGTTAGCGAAGTGCGGAACGCCCGACGGCGGAGGCGGAGTAAAACGAAGCCGCAGCCGGAAGCAAAAAAAAATTAAGAGGAAACAAAAATGGCGACAACCAAAGAATACATTGATTTTGTGTGCGAGCAGATTGAACAATACGGCGAGGTGCGAAACCGCAAGATGTTCGGCGAATATATGGCGTACCTGAACGAAAAACCGGTTCTTCTTGTGTGCGACAACACGGTTTTTGTGAAAAAGCTTGCGGAAACCGAGCCGATTATGAAGGAATTCAGCGCGGAATGCGGATTTCCTTACGACGGCGCAAAGGAGCATTTTATCCTCGACATCGAAAACCGCGAGCTTCTGGACAAAGTTATTCCGATTCTGGAAAAGGTTACGCCAGTTCCTAAGAAGAGGAAATCAAAATGAGCAAATACGAAAACTTTGGAATTATATAGAAGAAAACGGAACGGAATCTTTCAGCCTGACCTTTGACGAAATCGCAAAAATCGCTGGAGCGCCGCTCGACCATTCGTTCTTGACCTATAAAAAGGAGCTTGAAGAGTTCGGCTGGAAAGTCGCGAAAATCTCGATGAAAAA includes:
- a CDS encoding DUF3795 domain-containing protein, with the protein product MKNLIAFCGLDCESCEARKATVENDSELRKKVAVEWSKLNGVEITAEMINCDGCRINGRKTPFCDSLCPIRQCALGKKVSTCGDCAEMEGCEKVAMIHKNNQCAKNNLLAR
- a CDS encoding GNAT family N-acetyltransferase is translated as MKIIEYFTSNNKAHWLEEIAKADWGAAKFLHQLLSEGKLKETIGDSALVPLLTDGEKLVSFCTFAPLDDVQPTELSPWIGFVYTVPEYRGHHYAGELLNWAESVATVMGRNAVYISTDHTGLYEKYGYEFFNTAKSVGGEETRIYRKELSAEGDEKQKRLENGGRWKAQIVAAAKQGVDMTAICGLSCGHCFLGEWCGGCRSPFNCCSFGTMFPGGKCPNVKCCGEKNLDGCFDCPELEKCEKGFYTPSNDGAAASKAQAIFIRRHGKQAHRKVLDNLHKKYEFKKMQEILGQSVEEGIRILEENL
- a CDS encoding class I SAM-dependent methyltransferase yields the protein MTVQEQFNLIANEYDENRRKFIPCFDDYYISSTDFAAKSLEKTPNLIFDLGSGTGLLPSFWFRHFPDAKYVLVDLAEEMLAVAKKRFENLSNVEYKILDYSKELPAGKPDLVISALSIHHLEHDAKQNLFKNIYGELGENGTFINYDQFCAEDFEMNKNIEEYWTEQIKSANLSEKEFDRWQERKKLDRECSVRQETEWLKQAGFKGAECIYLNGKFAVIMARK
- a CDS encoding DNA alkylation repair protein, whose product is MSSYLVLTPQLVQKDLDALGKYKTADVDRLIRGYVKKNADASLLREHVLTQQQFHRIYFYVNLEQIKDVNARMAFIHENLLFSDWWHTDELIGYVADLDFEVALKYASEYIKSEEPFVRRWGYVLFIAHLGRGHAEQLLPLMKNDGHYYVQMGEAWLIAGLAVTEPETVHKWLGTCGLDYKICGKAIQKICDSYRISQDWKEKFKALRAGLKDKVAEK
- a CDS encoding GNAT family N-acetyltransferase — translated: MNGKTIIETPRLVLREYTPEDFDALFEIMSDAETMRHYPAPFDEERTRGWIDWNIQNYREYGFGLWAIILKETGKFIGNCGITIQNIDGEMLPEIGYHINKKYWHKGFASEAAKSVRDWAFANTKYERIYSYTKYTNVASYSTACAIGMKKLKEYPNEKDGISYVYAITRGEWKKIKNK
- a CDS encoding TfoX/Sxy family protein — its product is MATTKEYIDFVCEQIEQYGEVRNRKMFGEYMAYLNEKPVLLVCDNTVFVKKLAETEPIMKEFSAECGFPYDGAKEHFILDIENRELLDKVIPILEKVTPVPKKRKSK